Proteins found in one Microbacterium sp. LWS13-1.2 genomic segment:
- a CDS encoding MarR family transcriptional regulator, which produces MTHDEDIETLIVAAHALTRVAALETANETPAAQWRTLTILRDHGALRIGELARLSRVTQPGMTRLVGQMTVHGLVAKTTDAADSRATVVEVTPLGLEALQTWLLQLTAALAPHFDNLEPAEWDALRTTAAVLTRKLDRRRTAPLADAAEAAR; this is translated from the coding sequence GTGACACACGATGAGGACATCGAGACCCTCATCGTCGCCGCCCACGCGCTGACCCGCGTCGCGGCGCTCGAGACAGCGAACGAGACACCCGCTGCGCAGTGGCGCACGCTCACGATCCTCCGCGACCACGGTGCACTGCGGATCGGCGAGCTCGCCCGCCTCAGCCGCGTGACACAGCCCGGCATGACCCGCCTCGTCGGTCAGATGACCGTGCACGGACTGGTCGCGAAGACGACGGATGCCGCAGACTCGCGAGCCACGGTCGTCGAGGTGACGCCGCTGGGCCTCGAGGCGCTGCAGACGTGGCTGCTGCAGCTGACCGCCGCCCTCGCGCCGCACTTCGACAACCTCGAGCCGGCGGAATGGGACGCGCTGCGGACGACGGCCGCCGTCCTGACTCGCAAGCTCGATCGAAGGCGCACCGCACCCCTCGCCGACGCCGCGGAGGCGGCCCGATGA
- a CDS encoding substrate-binding domain-containing protein yields the protein MRVTKKLLLGSVVFTAALALAACAPSAEPSGESTDGGGPEEVTVGIVTSESGPLAGYGKQYLDGFQAGLDYATDGTGEIDGTTITIENRDDAGDPDKAVTAVKELIGEGVNIIAGTASSGVALAVAEQAEQNQVLYISGPAAADAITGVNDYTFRSGRQSAQDVATAGTFLDDIEGKTVTVFAQDNAFGQGNVAAVEAILGGKGATVNSVLVAEDATEFTPFAQQVLAGTPDLVFVAWAGATSGAMWQAMSQQGVLDEIPVVTGLGDSATFGAYGEASEKINFLNHYFPGAVDNDVSTAMVEAIEDAGGTPDLFSPDGFNAAIMIVQAIKEGQGDVDAMVSALEGFEFDGPKGAMTVRASDHALIQEMYQAKLVAKDGTFVPELVDTVSADDVAPAEAE from the coding sequence ATGCGGGTTACGAAGAAGTTGCTCCTGGGCTCCGTGGTCTTCACGGCAGCGCTGGCGCTGGCGGCGTGCGCGCCGTCGGCAGAGCCGAGCGGCGAGTCCACCGACGGCGGCGGACCCGAAGAGGTCACCGTCGGCATCGTCACGAGCGAGTCCGGTCCGCTCGCCGGCTACGGCAAGCAGTACCTCGACGGGTTCCAGGCCGGCCTGGACTACGCCACCGACGGCACGGGCGAGATCGACGGCACGACCATCACCATCGAGAACCGCGACGACGCGGGCGACCCCGACAAGGCGGTCACCGCCGTCAAGGAGCTCATCGGCGAGGGTGTCAACATCATCGCGGGCACGGCATCGTCGGGCGTCGCGCTCGCGGTCGCCGAGCAGGCCGAGCAGAACCAGGTGCTGTACATCTCGGGCCCGGCCGCCGCCGACGCGATCACCGGGGTCAACGACTACACGTTCCGCTCCGGCCGTCAGAGCGCGCAGGATGTCGCGACCGCGGGCACCTTCCTCGACGACATCGAGGGCAAGACCGTGACCGTGTTCGCCCAGGACAACGCCTTCGGTCAGGGCAACGTCGCCGCGGTCGAGGCGATCCTCGGCGGCAAGGGCGCCACGGTCAACTCGGTCCTCGTCGCCGAGGACGCCACCGAGTTCACGCCGTTCGCCCAGCAGGTGCTCGCCGGCACCCCCGACCTCGTGTTCGTCGCGTGGGCCGGCGCCACGTCGGGAGCGATGTGGCAGGCGATGAGCCAGCAGGGCGTCCTCGACGAGATCCCGGTCGTGACCGGGCTCGGCGACTCGGCGACGTTCGGCGCCTATGGCGAGGCATCCGAGAAGATCAACTTCCTGAACCACTACTTCCCGGGTGCTGTCGACAACGACGTCAGCACCGCGATGGTGGAGGCGATCGAGGACGCGGGCGGCACGCCCGACCTGTTCAGCCCCGACGGCTTCAACGCGGCGATCATGATCGTCCAGGCGATCAAGGAGGGCCAGGGCGACGTCGACGCGATGGTGTCCGCGCTCGAGGGCTTCGAGTTCGACGGGCCGAAGGGCGCCATGACGGTCCGCGCGAGCGACCACGCCCTCATCCAGGAGATGTACCAGGCCAAGCTCGTCGCGAAGGACGGCACGTTCGTGCCCGAACTCGTCGACACCGTCTCTGCCGACGACGTAGCGCCGGCCGAGGCCGAGTAG
- a CDS encoding ABC transporter ATP-binding protein — MSTSVPSAPPVGDTARRGSPLRIEGLGLQIGGATILKDVELEVAAGSLVGVIGPNGAGKTTLFNVISGLMKPTSGRVVLDDRDITTASVPARARAGLGRTFQTASLFPKLTVLENVRLAAQVSLGGSGSLLRFPRRTDAATELARDKLDIVGLSHMRDAMAGDISHGDKRKLEIAVLLATESSIVLLDEPMAGVGSGDVPGLVENIRAMQREKGCTLLMVEHHIDVLMGLVEKVAVMYFGAIIAYDTPQRIMENPLVQSAYLGTGSTGTEAA; from the coding sequence ATGAGCACGTCCGTTCCGTCCGCGCCACCGGTCGGCGATACCGCGCGCCGCGGCTCGCCGCTGCGCATCGAGGGCCTCGGCCTCCAGATCGGCGGCGCGACCATCCTCAAAGACGTCGAACTCGAGGTCGCCGCCGGGTCGCTGGTGGGAGTCATAGGTCCGAACGGCGCAGGCAAGACCACGCTCTTCAACGTGATCTCGGGACTGATGAAGCCCACCTCGGGCCGGGTGGTGCTGGACGACCGCGACATCACCACGGCCTCGGTCCCGGCGAGAGCACGGGCGGGGCTGGGGCGCACTTTCCAGACGGCGAGCCTGTTCCCGAAGCTGACGGTGCTCGAGAATGTGCGCCTCGCGGCTCAGGTGTCGCTCGGCGGTTCGGGGTCCCTGCTGCGCTTCCCGAGGCGGACGGATGCCGCGACCGAGCTGGCACGCGACAAGCTCGACATCGTCGGGCTCAGCCACATGCGCGACGCGATGGCCGGCGATATCTCGCACGGCGACAAGCGCAAGCTCGAGATCGCGGTGCTGCTGGCCACGGAGTCGAGCATCGTGCTGCTCGACGAGCCGATGGCCGGCGTCGGCTCGGGCGACGTGCCCGGCCTCGTCGAGAACATCCGGGCGATGCAGCGCGAGAAGGGCTGCACGCTGCTGATGGTCGAGCACCACATCGACGTGCTGATGGGACTCGTGGAGAAGGTCGCCGTCATGTACTTCGGCGCGATCATCGCCTACGACACCCCGCAGCGGATCATGGAGAACCCTCTGGTGCAGAGTGCGTACCTCGGCACCGGGTCGACCGGAACGGAGGCCGCATGA
- a CDS encoding ABC transporter ATP-binding protein, translated as MSAAPPDGGASAPPVLTVRNLRCTIAGQQVVEDVSFDVPATGITAVLGRNGVGKTSTLRGILGLISRRGEVRLAGERIDGLPTHRIVRRGVGYVPEDREVFAKLTVAENLALAERQRQPRREFVAELFPDLVARRDQQAGTLSGGQQQMVSVARALINDNILLLVDEPTKGLAPKIVTEVADALQEASKTVPILLVEQNLEVVRRLADDAIVIAGGRVAHVGKARDILDDEDLTRRLLGVHVEHAA; from the coding sequence ATGAGCGCGGCACCGCCCGATGGGGGCGCCTCGGCTCCGCCCGTCCTCACCGTGCGCAACCTGCGCTGCACCATCGCGGGCCAGCAGGTCGTCGAGGACGTCTCGTTCGACGTCCCCGCCACCGGCATCACCGCGGTCCTGGGGCGCAACGGCGTCGGCAAGACCTCGACGCTGCGCGGCATCCTCGGTCTCATTTCACGCCGCGGCGAGGTCCGCCTCGCCGGCGAGCGCATCGACGGACTGCCCACCCACCGCATCGTGCGCCGCGGTGTCGGGTACGTGCCCGAAGACCGCGAGGTCTTCGCGAAGCTCACCGTCGCCGAGAACCTCGCCCTCGCCGAGCGGCAGCGGCAGCCTCGGCGGGAGTTCGTCGCGGAGCTCTTCCCCGACCTCGTCGCGCGGCGGGACCAGCAGGCGGGCACGCTCTCGGGCGGCCAGCAGCAGATGGTGTCGGTGGCGCGTGCGCTGATCAACGACAACATCCTGCTGCTCGTCGACGAACCCACCAAGGGCCTCGCGCCGAAGATCGTCACCGAGGTCGCCGACGCGCTGCAGGAAGCGTCCAAGACCGTCCCGATCCTGCTCGTCGAGCAGAACCTCGAGGTGGTGCGGCGGCTCGCCGACGACGCCATCGTGATCGCGGGCGGACGCGTCGCCCACGTCGGCAAGGCACGCGACATCCTCGACGATGAAGACCTCACACGCCGGCTCCTCGGCGTCCACGTGGAGCACGCCGCATGA
- a CDS encoding branched-chain amino acid ABC transporter permease, which yields MSTLVLTLITGVGLGALYFLVASGLSLIYGLMHVLNFAHGAFLTLSAFMGWMVAQALGTASWGSFLLSVLAGAAVGAVFATLTELVLIRPLYERHIEQVLVTVGLSFAAVALFEGIWGTDPIHIAGPPWLKQTTEVLGARIPNTYWVLMIAAVLVLAALVLFLQKTRYGMIIRAGVENRSMVTALGIDVRRSFTLVFAIGGAAAGIGGVLAMHYSTFVSAHLGQTLLIFAFIVTVVGGLGSLTGAAVASVLVAVLQQFANFYLGGTGDFIVVILLALVLLVRPSGLLGRKA from the coding sequence ATGAGCACCCTCGTCCTCACCCTCATCACCGGCGTCGGCCTCGGCGCCCTGTACTTCCTGGTCGCGAGCGGCCTCAGCCTCATCTACGGCCTCATGCACGTGCTCAACTTCGCGCACGGCGCGTTCCTCACGCTGAGCGCCTTCATGGGCTGGATGGTGGCGCAGGCGCTCGGCACGGCATCGTGGGGATCCTTCCTGCTGTCGGTGCTCGCGGGCGCCGCCGTCGGCGCGGTCTTCGCCACCCTGACCGAGCTCGTGCTCATCCGCCCGCTGTACGAGCGGCACATCGAACAGGTGCTGGTCACCGTCGGCCTCTCGTTCGCGGCCGTCGCGCTGTTCGAGGGCATCTGGGGCACCGATCCGATCCACATCGCCGGACCCCCGTGGCTCAAGCAGACCACCGAGGTGCTCGGCGCCCGCATCCCCAACACGTACTGGGTGCTCATGATCGCCGCCGTGCTCGTGCTGGCAGCGCTCGTGCTGTTCCTGCAGAAGACCCGCTACGGCATGATCATCAGGGCCGGCGTCGAGAACCGCTCGATGGTCACCGCGCTCGGCATCGACGTGCGGCGTTCGTTCACCCTCGTCTTCGCCATCGGCGGCGCCGCGGCCGGCATCGGCGGCGTGCTGGCGATGCACTACTCGACGTTCGTCTCGGCCCACCTCGGACAGACGCTGCTCATCTTCGCGTTCATCGTGACCGTCGTCGGCGGCCTCGGGTCGCTCACCGGTGCCGCCGTCGCGTCGGTGCTCGTCGCGGTGCTGCAGCAGTTCGCGAACTTCTACCTCGGCGGCACCGGCGACTTCATCGTCGTGATCCTCCTGGCACTCGTGTTGCTGGTGCGCCCGAGCGGACTCCTCGGGAGGAAGGCATGA
- a CDS encoding branched-chain amino acid ABC transporter permease translates to MAVLPLLNLSLPGILPTPTYMPGTLALLSLCMVFAALALSYNLLLGSGGMLSFGHALYFGAGAYGLGIALEHFGVPLWPGVFIALIGGMIIALVTGAVSMRVSGIPFAMVTLAFAQAGSVLVRRNSQITGGEEGLSLNTEQVPDFLIGVVNTRNLYWFALGVLVVVYLVTLWVDTSRLGHLARATRENEQRVRVLGLSPYRVRLIVFVIAAGLASLAGVAYMLLQSGTVPRSVSADLTITVLVMVVLGGVGFRWGAIVGGVLYTLLDQRLTVLAGSDAIAGLPDVLRVPLSEPLFLFGVLFIVVVMFLPGGIAGTIDAAVRRRRGEKVRDSLRRLDDADETAEAPAAADRVGA, encoded by the coding sequence ATGGCGGTGCTGCCGCTGCTCAACCTTTCGCTCCCGGGAATCCTGCCGACCCCGACGTACATGCCCGGGACGCTGGCGCTGCTGTCGCTGTGCATGGTGTTCGCCGCGCTCGCGCTGTCGTACAACCTGCTGCTCGGATCGGGAGGGATGCTGTCATTCGGGCATGCCCTGTACTTCGGCGCCGGCGCGTACGGCCTCGGCATCGCCCTCGAGCACTTCGGCGTGCCGCTGTGGCCGGGCGTCTTCATCGCCCTGATCGGCGGCATGATCATCGCCCTGGTGACCGGCGCGGTGTCGATGCGGGTGTCAGGCATCCCGTTCGCCATGGTGACACTGGCCTTCGCCCAGGCGGGCTCGGTGCTGGTGCGCCGCAACTCGCAGATCACCGGCGGCGAAGAGGGACTGAGCCTGAACACGGAACAGGTGCCGGACTTCCTCATCGGCGTCGTGAACACGCGGAACCTCTACTGGTTCGCCCTCGGCGTCCTCGTGGTCGTGTACCTCGTGACGCTGTGGGTCGACACTTCGCGCCTCGGCCACCTGGCCCGCGCGACACGCGAGAACGAGCAGCGCGTGCGCGTGCTCGGGCTCTCGCCGTACCGCGTGCGGCTTATCGTCTTCGTGATCGCCGCGGGCCTTGCCAGCCTCGCCGGCGTCGCCTACATGCTGCTGCAGTCGGGCACCGTGCCGCGATCGGTGTCGGCCGACCTCACGATCACCGTCCTCGTGATGGTCGTATTGGGTGGCGTGGGCTTCCGATGGGGTGCGATCGTTGGCGGTGTGCTCTACACGCTGCTCGATCAGCGACTCACGGTGCTCGCCGGATCCGACGCGATCGCCGGGCTGCCCGACGTGCTGCGCGTGCCGCTCTCGGAGCCCCTGTTCCTCTTCGGCGTGCTGTTCATCGTCGTGGTGATGTTCCTTCCGGGCGGCATCGCCGGCACGATCGACGCCGCCGTCCGCCGCCGCCGCGGTGAGAAGGTGCGCGACTCGCTGCGCCGGCTCGACGATGCCGACGAGACTGCCGAGGCGCCCGCCGCGGCAGACCGGGTGGGCGCATGA
- a CDS encoding AMP-binding protein produces the protein MTWTADPDIDDGPHTIGRWIVDRATRSPECIAIDDRGVTTDYATLAARATEFADALRQAGYGPGDRIATVSGNSTDHVVAFFACALSGIAFVPLSWRLTPRELADVLTRSDPALVLIEEEHAALAGEALRVAAAAAPVAPLGSTGVEISVPRAARPRLRRPVRDDDPLLVIFTSGSEAAPKGVVLTHANCFWNNLALAQALPLGQDDVVLAMLPQFHVAAWNCQPLLAWWVGATVVLERSFQPARVLQLIADRHVTAMMGVPTQYAMLAGDREWEKTLPTASLRLALVGGATMPASLQEAWTARGIPLTQGYGLTEAAPNVLHLPAAEAAGAPGAVGRPYPHVSVRVVDPASELPLEGEATGELWVRGPSVFAGYLGDDAATARAMSGDWLRTGDLVSRDGDGVFRVVDRLKDIFISGGENVAPAEVEHALSLHPLVAAAAVVGVPDEVWGERGVAFVVPVAGAALSADELLAHARRNLAAFKVPVHVEVVDELPRSTIEKLARSRLRDRARELVGRSRESVDGESGRGVISASTKGESR, from the coding sequence ATGACCTGGACCGCCGACCCAGACATCGACGACGGGCCCCACACCATCGGCCGTTGGATCGTCGACCGTGCGACCCGCTCTCCCGAGTGCATCGCGATAGACGACCGCGGCGTGACCACCGACTACGCGACCCTCGCGGCCCGGGCGACGGAGTTCGCCGACGCCCTGCGCCAGGCGGGCTACGGTCCCGGCGACCGCATCGCCACCGTGTCGGGCAATTCGACCGATCACGTGGTGGCGTTCTTCGCCTGCGCGCTCTCGGGTATCGCGTTCGTGCCGCTGTCGTGGCGGCTCACCCCGCGGGAGCTCGCCGATGTGCTCACCCGCTCCGACCCCGCCCTGGTGCTGATCGAGGAGGAGCACGCAGCGCTCGCCGGCGAGGCGCTGCGCGTCGCAGCGGCGGCGGCGCCGGTCGCACCGCTCGGCTCGACAGGGGTGGAGATCTCCGTCCCGCGCGCGGCACGCCCGCGGCTGCGCAGGCCGGTGCGCGACGACGACCCGCTGCTGGTGATCTTCACGTCGGGCAGCGAGGCGGCTCCCAAGGGGGTCGTGCTCACCCATGCGAACTGCTTCTGGAACAACCTCGCGCTTGCGCAGGCGCTGCCGCTCGGCCAGGACGACGTGGTCCTCGCGATGCTGCCCCAGTTCCACGTCGCCGCGTGGAACTGTCAGCCGCTGCTCGCCTGGTGGGTCGGAGCGACCGTCGTGCTCGAGCGGTCGTTCCAGCCGGCCCGCGTGCTGCAGCTCATCGCCGACCGGCACGTCACCGCGATGATGGGCGTGCCGACGCAGTATGCGATGCTCGCCGGCGACCGCGAATGGGAGAAGACGCTCCCTACGGCATCCCTGCGCCTCGCCCTCGTCGGCGGTGCGACGATGCCGGCATCGCTGCAGGAGGCGTGGACGGCGCGCGGCATCCCGCTGACGCAGGGATACGGACTCACCGAGGCGGCGCCCAACGTGCTGCACCTTCCTGCCGCCGAGGCCGCCGGCGCGCCGGGCGCCGTCGGACGGCCGTACCCGCACGTGTCGGTGCGCGTGGTCGACCCTGCGTCGGAGCTTCCGCTCGAGGGCGAGGCCACCGGCGAGCTCTGGGTGCGCGGTCCCAGCGTGTTCGCGGGCTATCTCGGCGATGACGCCGCGACGGCACGGGCGATGAGTGGGGACTGGCTGCGCACCGGCGATCTGGTGTCTCGCGACGGCGACGGCGTCTTCCGGGTGGTCGACCGCCTCAAGGACATCTTCATCTCGGGCGGCGAGAACGTCGCCCCGGCCGAAGTCGAACACGCGCTGAGCCTGCATCCGCTCGTCGCGGCCGCCGCCGTGGTCGGGGTGCCCGACGAGGTATGGGGAGAGCGGGGGGTCGCGTTCGTGGTGCCCGTCGCCGGAGCAGCGCTCTCGGCGGACGAACTGCTCGCGCACGCACGCCGCAACCTCGCTGCGTTCAAGGTGCCCGTGCATGTCGAGGTGGTCGACGAGCTGCCGCGCTCGACGATCGAGAAGCTCGCTCGCTCGCGACTGCGCGATCGAGCCCGGGAACTGGTGGGTCGCTCACGGGAGAGCGTGGACGGGGAGAGCGGGCGTGGCGTCATCAGCGCGTCTACGAAGGGGGAATCTCGATGA
- a CDS encoding TetR/AcrR family transcriptional regulator, whose amino-acid sequence MSDELVDHPEALVSSATGRPLTKRGEATRGRLLEAAELVFAEQGYHEASIVKITERAGIGLGTFYLYFDSKQAIFEALVLDLNRRVRHSMSEAMAGASSRLEAERAGFAGFFRFTAEHPALYRVVREAEFVSPEVLRTHYTRIVEGYEAGLRAAQAAGDVDRGLDPETTAWALMGMGELIGMRFLLWERDADGKPPAQLDPVVFAGMTRIIDNALAPRSGNGDREKEA is encoded by the coding sequence ATGTCCGATGAACTGGTGGACCACCCGGAGGCGCTGGTCTCGTCTGCGACGGGACGGCCGCTGACCAAACGGGGCGAGGCGACCCGGGGGCGGCTGCTGGAGGCCGCGGAGCTGGTGTTCGCCGAACAGGGCTACCACGAGGCATCCATCGTCAAGATCACCGAGCGCGCGGGCATCGGACTCGGCACGTTCTACCTGTACTTCGACAGCAAGCAGGCGATCTTCGAGGCGCTCGTGCTCGACCTCAACCGCCGTGTGCGCCACTCGATGTCGGAGGCGATGGCCGGGGCATCCTCTCGCCTGGAGGCCGAGCGTGCGGGCTTCGCGGGGTTCTTCCGGTTCACCGCCGAGCACCCGGCGCTGTACCGCGTGGTACGCGAGGCCGAGTTCGTCTCGCCCGAAGTCCTCCGCACGCACTACACGCGCATCGTCGAGGGCTACGAGGCGGGTCTGCGCGCCGCACAGGCGGCGGGCGACGTCGACCGCGGCCTCGACCCGGAGACCACCGCGTGGGCGCTGATGGGCATGGGCGAGCTGATCGGCATGCGGTTCCTGCTGTGGGAGCGCGACGCCGACGGCAAGCCCCCCGCACAGCTGGACCCCGTGGTGTTCGCCGGGATGACCCGGATCATCGACAACGCCCTCGCCCCCCGATCGGGCAACGGCGACCGAGAGAAGGAAGCGTGA
- a CDS encoding 3-hydroxybutyrate dehydrogenase, giving the protein MADKDLAGKRALVTGGASGIGLACAHEFASRGAHIVIADLNADAATQAATAVGGESWVVDLADTSALDDLTLDVDILVNNAGIQRVAPIPEFDPEAFRLIVRLMLESPFLLIRAALPAMYERGWGRVINISSAHGLRASAYKSAYVSAKHGLEGLSKVTALEGAPHGVTSNCINPAYVRTPLVEKQIADQAKLHGIPESEVVEKIMLTESAVKRLVEADEVASLAGWLASDRAGMVTGASYTMDGGWTAR; this is encoded by the coding sequence ATGGCAGATAAGGACCTCGCGGGCAAGCGCGCCCTGGTCACCGGCGGCGCGAGCGGCATCGGCCTGGCCTGCGCGCACGAGTTCGCGTCGCGCGGTGCGCACATCGTCATCGCCGACCTGAACGCGGATGCGGCGACCCAGGCTGCGACCGCCGTCGGCGGAGAATCCTGGGTGGTCGACCTCGCCGATACGAGCGCGCTCGACGACCTGACGCTCGACGTCGACATCCTCGTGAACAACGCGGGGATCCAACGCGTCGCGCCCATTCCTGAGTTCGATCCCGAGGCATTCCGGCTGATCGTGCGCCTGATGCTGGAGTCGCCGTTCCTGCTGATCCGCGCCGCGCTGCCCGCGATGTACGAGCGGGGCTGGGGTCGCGTGATCAACATCTCCAGCGCGCACGGGCTGCGCGCGAGCGCGTACAAGTCCGCGTACGTCTCAGCCAAGCACGGGCTCGAGGGCCTGTCGAAGGTGACCGCGCTCGAGGGCGCGCCGCACGGCGTCACGAGCAACTGCATCAACCCCGCGTACGTGCGCACGCCGCTCGTCGAGAAGCAGATCGCCGACCAGGCGAAGCTGCACGGGATCCCCGAGAGCGAAGTGGTCGAGAAGATCATGCTCACCGAGAGCGCCGTCAAGCGGCTCGTCGAGGCCGACGAGGTCGCCTCGCTCGCGGGGTGGCTGGCGTCGGACAGGGCCGGCATGGTCACCGGCGCCTCGTACACGATGGACGGCGGATGGACGGCTCGGTGA
- a CDS encoding alpha/beta hydrolase, with protein sequence MDGSVSVTEAGHRYREIDVPVEGGMLHAGVWEPSDADADADAPTALVVHGVTASHLAWPFVVERLPGVRVVAPDLRGRGRSNGIVGPAGMAAHADDLAALLDALAIQRTLVVGHSMGAFVSVVLAHRHPERVSRLLLVDGGLPLDVPAGLSTDQLVAGILGPTAARLSMRFASTGEYLDFWRRHPAFDGAWTPELERYLAYDLVADGAGAFRPATSYTTTADDTLDMNAGTALPEALAGLQHPARLVTVPRGLQNEPPGLYAPAHLERLLAAYPGVEHERVDGFNHYTIVMSPTGADVVAAAAREELAAASLR encoded by the coding sequence ATGGACGGCTCGGTGAGCGTGACGGAGGCGGGACACCGGTACCGCGAGATCGATGTTCCCGTCGAGGGCGGGATGCTGCACGCGGGCGTGTGGGAGCCGTCGGATGCCGACGCCGACGCAGACGCGCCGACCGCGTTGGTGGTGCACGGTGTCACGGCGTCCCACCTCGCATGGCCGTTCGTCGTGGAGCGCCTGCCCGGCGTGCGCGTCGTCGCCCCCGACCTGCGGGGCCGCGGTCGCAGCAACGGCATCGTCGGCCCGGCGGGGATGGCCGCGCACGCCGACGACCTCGCGGCACTGCTCGATGCTCTCGCGATCCAGCGGACGCTCGTGGTCGGACACTCGATGGGCGCCTTCGTCTCGGTCGTCCTCGCCCACCGGCACCCGGAGCGCGTGTCGAGGCTGCTCCTCGTCGACGGCGGACTGCCTCTCGACGTCCCGGCCGGGCTCAGCACCGACCAGCTCGTCGCCGGCATCCTCGGACCGACCGCGGCACGGCTGTCGATGAGATTCGCGAGCACGGGGGAGTACCTCGACTTCTGGCGACGGCATCCCGCGTTCGACGGCGCGTGGACGCCCGAACTGGAGCGGTATCTCGCGTACGACCTCGTCGCCGACGGCGCGGGTGCGTTCCGTCCGGCGACGAGCTACACGACGACCGCCGACGACACGCTCGACATGAATGCCGGCACCGCACTGCCAGAGGCGCTGGCCGGGCTGCAGCATCCTGCCCGCCTCGTCACGGTGCCCCGCGGGCTGCAGAACGAACCTCCCGGACTGTACGCGCCCGCGCACCTGGAGCGGCTGCTCGCCGCCTACCCCGGCGTGGAGCACGAGCGGGTCGACGGTTTCAACCACTACACGATCGTGATGTCGCCCACCGGCGCGGATGTCGTGGCCGCCGCCGCCCGCGAGGAGCTCGCGGCGGCGAGCCTTCGCTGA
- a CDS encoding IclR family transcriptional regulator, whose protein sequence is MDSAVKRTVPGAQSIARAAHLLRLVTSGGNDGMPVAELARRADLTRPTTHRLLTALRQEGLVDQDDRTGRWMPGPELFLMGTVAASRYDVTGIARDIVRSLAVRTEESAFLSVRRGDETVCLLREEGSFPIRSFVLSEGVRFPLGVASAGLAILAFLPPHDVDAYFERHPELARGWGASHSEPRLRTRLRDTQERGYAVNPGLIVEGSYGIGAAVFTREGHPQWALSLTGVEFRFGPERLPELGRTLLAHAHQLTTRIAAAR, encoded by the coding sequence GTGGACAGCGCAGTCAAACGAACCGTTCCCGGCGCCCAGTCGATCGCGCGCGCCGCACACCTGCTGCGCCTGGTCACGTCGGGCGGGAACGACGGGATGCCGGTGGCCGAACTCGCCCGCCGGGCGGACCTGACCCGTCCCACGACGCACCGGCTGCTCACTGCGCTGCGTCAGGAGGGCCTGGTCGACCAGGACGACCGGACGGGACGGTGGATGCCGGGACCCGAGCTGTTCCTGATGGGCACGGTCGCGGCATCCCGCTACGACGTGACCGGGATCGCCCGCGACATCGTGCGCTCGCTCGCCGTGCGCACCGAGGAGAGCGCGTTCCTCTCGGTGCGCCGGGGCGACGAGACCGTGTGCCTGCTGCGCGAGGAGGGCAGCTTCCCCATCCGTTCATTCGTGCTGTCCGAGGGCGTGCGCTTCCCGCTGGGCGTCGCGTCGGCCGGGCTCGCGATCCTGGCGTTCCTGCCTCCCCACGATGTGGACGCCTACTTCGAACGCCATCCCGAACTGGCACGCGGATGGGGTGCGTCGCACAGCGAGCCGCGGCTGCGGACACGCCTGCGCGACACGCAGGAACGCGGCTACGCCGTGAACCCCGGCCTCATCGTCGAGGGCTCGTACGGCATCGGCGCCGCGGTCTTCACACGGGAGGGCCACCCCCAGTGGGCGCTCAGCCTGACGGGGGTGGAGTTCCGGTTCGGCCCCGAGCGCCTCCCCGAGCTCGGCCGCACCCTCCTCGCCCACGCCCACCAGCTGACCACGCGCATCGCCGCCGCTCGTTAA